Proteins co-encoded in one Bremerella sp. TYQ1 genomic window:
- the cysK gene encoding cysteine synthase A — MPRTKTFNDACHAIGDTPMIQINRLIPQGGAEVFGKCEWFNPLNSVKDRIGYAMIADGEKRGVVTKDTHIIEPTSGNTGIALAFVCAAKGYKLTLTMPESMSLERRALLRAMGANLVLTPAADGMKGAINTATEMAEKEPNGWMPGQFDNPANPAIHEATTGPEIWEDMGGKVDAIISGVGTGGTITGASRFLKSKNPDFKAIAVEPKNSPVISGGQPGKHRIQGIGAGFIPKNLDTSIVDEVIQVDDEDAFEYGRLLAKEEGLVAGISSGAAIWAAKQVAARPEMKGKRIAVILCSLGERYLSTPLFGGLEG; from the coding sequence ATGCCCCGTACCAAGACGTTTAACGACGCGTGCCACGCAATCGGCGATACCCCGATGATACAGATCAATCGGTTGATCCCCCAGGGTGGGGCCGAGGTTTTCGGCAAGTGCGAGTGGTTCAACCCGCTTAACAGCGTGAAAGACCGCATTGGTTATGCCATGATCGCCGACGGTGAAAAGCGTGGCGTGGTGACCAAAGATACCCACATTATCGAGCCGACTTCCGGCAACACCGGCATTGCGTTGGCGTTTGTTTGTGCCGCCAAAGGTTACAAGCTGACACTGACGATGCCAGAATCGATGTCGCTCGAACGTCGCGCTTTGCTGCGTGCGATGGGTGCGAACCTGGTTCTGACGCCAGCGGCCGACGGTATGAAGGGCGCCATCAACACAGCCACCGAAATGGCCGAGAAGGAACCCAACGGCTGGATGCCTGGCCAGTTCGATAACCCCGCCAACCCAGCGATTCACGAAGCAACGACGGGGCCTGAAATCTGGGAAGACATGGGCGGCAAAGTCGATGCGATCATCTCCGGCGTCGGCACCGGCGGAACGATCACGGGCGCATCCCGTTTCCTCAAGTCGAAGAACCCGGACTTCAAAGCAATCGCTGTCGAACCGAAGAACAGCCCAGTGATCAGCGGCGGTCAGCCTGGCAAGCACCGCATTCAAGGGATCGGTGCTGGCTTCATTCCGAAGAACCTCGACACGTCGATCGTCGACGAAGTGATTCAAGTCGATGACGAAGACGCCTTCGAATATGGTCGTCTGTTGGCGAAGGAAGAAGGTCTCGTCGCGGGGATCAGCAGTGGCGCTGCCATCTGGGCCGCCAAGCAAGTGGCCGCTCGCCCTGAGATGAAAGGCAAGCGAATCGCCGTCATCTTGTGCAGCCTTGGCGAACGTTACCTCTCGACGCCGCTGTTCGGTGGCCTGGAAGGCTAA
- a CDS encoding DUF1501 domain-containing protein — protein MKCKGNPLSRRNFLTVGAAAGLGLSMSDMFRLQQAQAEIKDYDFIEAKAKSVIHIYLPGGAAQQEMWDPKPYSPIEYRGEMKTVKTNTGEVFSECLKNTAQVADKLCIIRSMSHGEAAHERGTHNMFTGYRPSPALKFPSFGAVVSHEYGPRKNLPPYVCIPNVPNEFAGTGYLSSSFAPFSLGSDPASGGFKVRDLSLPGGVDEARFYRRRSALEAVNDYFAQKNESDQVAAMDTFYERAYSLVSSPEAREAFNIDAEDAKLRDEYGRNQAGQRMLMARRLVESGVRMVTMTYGGWDMHNNITNGIKARVPEFDQAFAALIRDLDRRGTLDDTLVMVSSEFGRTPKINKDAGRDHWPKVFSVALAGGGLKQGYIHGASNATSSEPELDPVGPEDLATTMYHQLGIVADKELMAPGDRPIEIVDGGKVVKELLA, from the coding sequence ATGAAGTGCAAGGGTAACCCTCTTAGTCGACGTAATTTCCTTACCGTCGGTGCCGCCGCTGGCCTGGGGCTGAGCATGTCAGACATGTTCCGCCTGCAGCAAGCCCAAGCGGAAATCAAAGACTACGATTTCATCGAAGCGAAAGCGAAAAGCGTCATCCATATCTATCTGCCGGGTGGTGCTGCTCAGCAGGAAATGTGGGATCCGAAGCCATACTCGCCGATCGAATACCGTGGCGAGATGAAGACGGTCAAAACCAACACCGGCGAAGTCTTCAGCGAATGCCTCAAAAACACCGCTCAAGTGGCGGATAAGTTGTGTATCATCCGCTCGATGAGCCACGGCGAAGCGGCCCACGAACGTGGTACGCACAACATGTTCACGGGGTATCGCCCCAGCCCAGCGTTGAAGTTCCCAAGCTTCGGTGCCGTGGTGAGCCACGAATATGGTCCTCGTAAGAATCTGCCTCCTTACGTCTGCATCCCGAATGTACCGAACGAATTCGCCGGGACTGGCTACCTGAGCTCGTCGTTCGCTCCGTTCTCGCTCGGTTCCGATCCTGCCAGCGGTGGTTTCAAAGTTCGCGACTTGAGCCTCCCCGGTGGCGTCGATGAAGCTCGCTTCTACCGTCGTCGTAGTGCTTTGGAAGCGGTCAACGATTACTTCGCTCAGAAGAACGAATCGGACCAGGTCGCTGCCATGGACACCTTCTACGAACGAGCTTACAGCTTGGTTTCGTCGCCGGAAGCTCGCGAAGCATTCAACATCGACGCTGAAGATGCCAAGCTGCGTGACGAATATGGCCGCAATCAAGCCGGTCAGCGCATGCTGATGGCTCGTCGTTTGGTTGAGTCCGGCGTCCGCATGGTCACGATGACCTATGGTGGCTGGGACATGCACAACAACATCACCAACGGCATCAAAGCTCGCGTGCCAGAATTCGATCAAGCGTTTGCCGCTTTGATTCGCGACTTGGATCGCCGCGGTACGCTGGACGATACGCTCGTCATGGTCTCCTCCGAATTCGGCCGTACGCCGAAGATCAACAAAGACGCCGGTCGCGATCACTGGCCAAAGGTCTTCAGCGTCGCTCTGGCCGGTGGTGGTCTGAAGCAGGGCTACATCCATGGTGCCTCGAATGCGACTTCCAGCGAACCGGAACTCGATCCGGTCGGTCCAGAAGATCTCGCGACCACCATGTATCACCAGCTGGGTATTGTCGCCGACAAGGAACTGATGGCTCCTGGCGATCGCCCCATTGAAATCGTTGACGGTGGTAAAGTCGTCAAAGAACTTCTGGCCTAA
- a CDS encoding c-type cytochrome domain-containing protein — MRYTLPLLVLFGLTTLAAAEDAKPAGDAVEKITYEDHVKPILRQHCFTCHNQGDAKGGLNLESFGATMEGGASGEVVIAQDVESSRLFALINGDEAPEMPPGQDPIAQEKRDIIKKWIELGALENSGSKVKAKKKSGLAMDGPVTTGKPEGPAAMPEGLWKAPVLDIDHSGAITAMAHSPWAPLVAIAGQKQIALYNTDTLKLLGVIPYPQGIPYILRFSRNGEVLLAGGGRGGYAGSVTLFNVRTGKPMVTVGDEYDAVLAADVTPDLSRVALGGPQRLIRIYSTADGSLLYEIKKHTDWVTSLAYSPDGVLLASGDRSNGLFVWEADTAREYLNLQGHKEGITAVSWQPDSNVLASASTDSTVKLWGMVDGKNVKSVNAHGNGAEWVSYTHDGRMVTAGRDKVAKVFAGDGKELAKTGGFPELTLRACFNHDSSKIVVGDWTGEIRVYQVDGMKELGKLKAVTPTYDEMIATLTTDIGTFDKAAADAGGAAAAAKQAWDNHLAAIENAKKASADAKAAMDAANAKTEELKKAIVASQAKQKEQEQLAGTKDADAKKWAGEIAKAEQSLTQANAKLADYGKKIEEKSSVVNATKKAQAEHQKQLDDLKKQLASQQQAMEAAQKKVADLDAKIAEATKQKEEAAEEQKESKQKEIDSLNGEKKAAQAEVDKLAGEVKKSTDAVAGKEGELKKDVEQIAAAEAEVKKLQDESAKANGEKANAEKALAAAKQNKQTADTELASAKSAIEAAKKAQADANKEMGNQQNLAKKYDADIKKQADQLKKLEEGKPNVEKDMNEKAVAAKAAAEKAAAAKAELESLKKEKAEFVALPAKLQVEQQAMLTGIKTKEQQVAEAAAKQAEMEKQMEAKLAEIAKLQAQLDKVMEEKSAVYAQLREHKQKVETGTDEMATVQAKLEELKRQSELLQNVYQ, encoded by the coding sequence ATGCGTTATACCCTTCCACTTCTCGTTCTGTTCGGTTTGACAACTCTGGCTGCCGCCGAAGACGCCAAGCCGGCCGGGGACGCCGTCGAAAAGATCACGTACGAAGATCACGTCAAGCCGATCCTTCGGCAGCACTGCTTCACGTGCCATAACCAAGGGGACGCCAAAGGTGGTTTGAACCTGGAAAGCTTCGGCGCGACGATGGAGGGGGGAGCCAGTGGTGAAGTGGTCATCGCGCAAGATGTCGAAAGCTCGCGTCTGTTCGCGCTGATCAACGGCGACGAAGCACCCGAGATGCCGCCGGGCCAGGACCCGATCGCTCAAGAGAAGCGAGACATCATTAAGAAGTGGATTGAACTGGGTGCCCTGGAAAACAGCGGCTCGAAAGTCAAAGCCAAAAAGAAAAGTGGCCTGGCGATGGATGGCCCCGTCACCACCGGCAAGCCCGAAGGTCCAGCCGCCATGCCGGAAGGTTTGTGGAAGGCGCCTGTGCTTGATATCGATCACAGTGGCGCGATCACCGCTATGGCACACAGCCCTTGGGCACCGCTGGTTGCCATCGCCGGTCAAAAACAAATTGCGTTGTACAACACCGACACGCTTAAGCTGCTCGGCGTGATTCCTTACCCGCAAGGCATTCCTTACATTCTTCGCTTCAGCCGCAACGGCGAAGTGCTGCTCGCCGGTGGCGGCCGTGGTGGCTATGCCGGTAGTGTGACGCTGTTCAACGTTCGCACCGGGAAACCGATGGTGACCGTGGGGGACGAGTACGACGCAGTCCTCGCAGCCGATGTTACCCCCGATCTTTCCCGAGTTGCCCTGGGTGGTCCGCAGCGTTTGATTCGTATTTATTCGACGGCCGATGGTTCGCTGTTGTACGAAATCAAGAAGCACACCGACTGGGTTACTTCGCTTGCTTACAGTCCTGATGGCGTGCTGCTGGCTTCCGGCGATCGCTCCAACGGATTGTTTGTCTGGGAAGCAGACACCGCTCGTGAATACTTGAACCTGCAAGGACACAAAGAAGGCATCACTGCCGTCAGCTGGCAGCCAGACTCGAACGTTTTGGCTTCGGCCAGCACCGACAGTACCGTCAAGCTGTGGGGCATGGTCGATGGCAAGAACGTCAAGTCGGTCAACGCCCATGGCAACGGTGCGGAATGGGTCAGCTACACCCACGACGGCCGCATGGTGACTGCCGGTCGTGACAAAGTCGCCAAGGTGTTCGCTGGCGATGGCAAGGAACTCGCCAAGACCGGCGGCTTCCCCGAGCTAACGCTGCGAGCCTGCTTCAATCACGACAGCAGCAAGATTGTCGTCGGGGACTGGACCGGAGAAATCCGCGTCTACCAAGTCGACGGCATGAAAGAGCTCGGCAAGCTGAAAGCCGTTACCCCAACGTACGACGAGATGATCGCCACGCTGACCACCGACATCGGCACGTTCGATAAAGCGGCAGCCGACGCGGGGGGAGCTGCTGCGGCTGCCAAGCAGGCCTGGGATAATCACCTTGCCGCGATCGAAAACGCCAAGAAGGCCAGTGCCGACGCCAAAGCCGCGATGGACGCCGCCAACGCGAAAACCGAAGAGTTGAAAAAAGCAATCGTTGCTTCCCAGGCGAAGCAGAAAGAGCAAGAGCAGCTTGCCGGAACCAAAGACGCCGACGCGAAGAAGTGGGCTGGTGAGATTGCCAAAGCGGAACAGTCGCTGACGCAGGCAAACGCCAAGCTGGCAGACTATGGCAAGAAGATCGAAGAGAAAAGCTCGGTCGTCAACGCAACGAAAAAGGCCCAGGCAGAGCACCAAAAGCAGCTCGACGATCTGAAGAAGCAGCTTGCTTCCCAGCAACAAGCGATGGAAGCGGCCCAGAAGAAAGTCGCCGATCTAGATGCCAAGATCGCGGAAGCGACCAAGCAGAAGGAAGAGGCTGCCGAGGAACAAAAGGAATCGAAGCAAAAGGAAATCGATTCGCTCAACGGTGAAAAGAAAGCGGCTCAGGCCGAAGTCGACAAGCTTGCCGGCGAGGTGAAAAAGTCGACCGATGCTGTCGCCGGTAAAGAAGGCGAACTGAAGAAAGACGTCGAACAGATTGCCGCCGCCGAAGCGGAAGTGAAGAAGCTGCAGGATGAGTCAGCCAAAGCGAATGGCGAGAAAGCCAACGCTGAAAAAGCTCTCGCCGCCGCGAAGCAAAACAAGCAGACTGCCGATACCGAGTTGGCTTCGGCCAAGTCCGCCATCGAAGCGGCAAAGAAGGCCCAAGCCGATGCCAACAAAGAAATGGGCAACCAGCAAAACCTTGCTAAGAAGTACGATGCCGACATCAAGAAGCAGGCCGATCAGCTCAAGAAGCTGGAAGAAGGCAAGCCGAATGTCGAGAAGGACATGAACGAGAAAGCGGTCGCCGCCAAAGCGGCCGCCGAAAAAGCGGCTGCTGCCAAAGCAGAGCTCGAATCGCTGAAGAAAGAAAAAGCGGAATTCGTCGCACTGCCAGCTAAGTTGCAAGTAGAACAGCAAGCGATGCTGACGGGCATCAAGACGAAGGAACAGCAAGTCGCCGAAGCGGCCGCGAAACAAGCTGAGATGGAAAAGCAGATGGAAGCGAAGCTCGCCGAAATCGCCAAGCTTCAAGCTCAGCTTGATAAAGTCATGGAAGAGAAGTCGGCCGTCTATGCTCAGCTTCGCGAGCACAAGCAAAAAGTCGAAACCGGCACCGACGAAATGGCCACCGTTCAAGCCAAGCTGGAAGAACTGAAACGTCAGTCCGAACTGCTGCAGAACGTTTACCAGTAA
- a CDS encoding DUF1549 and DUF1553 domain-containing protein, producing the protein MVSGLLVCLAATTAQAESAIREINVYPESIELLTSRDSQRYVVVATRDDDVTLDVTAQATATLASEGNVKRDGNLIVPVADGETTLKIEYAGHKVDIPVKVEKATEERPVSFHLDVMSVFMRAGCNTGSCHGAARGKDGFRLSLFGFDPAGDYFRVTREQATRRVNLADPASSLLLEKAIGSVPHTGGKLFEKDSDYYATLLRWLETGAKQDEGEVPRCDKIEIYPPKAVLEGEGAQQSFIVKAFYADGTTRDVTDLAVFMSNNDNSAPVDANGHCTASKRGEAFVMARFDTHTVGSQVIVLPKELKYEKPEIAGNYIDELVGAKLHKLRIVPSGLCSDEEFLRRATVDITGLLPTEDEYNEFMADNSADKRAKLVDRLLERKEFSEIWAMRWAELLMIKSTNRVSNKSAFLYYSWLTEQISNDVPLDQMVRDLLSASGGTFSNPATNYYEIETDTLKTAENVAQVFMGLRTQCAQCHNHPFDRWTMDDYYGFAAFFSQIGRKNTEDYRERIIYNRNGGDVRHLVDNRVMQPKFLGGVEPEMKNRDRREVLAEWLTAPENPYFATSVANRIWASFFGVGIVDPVDDVRVSNPASNPELYETLGNKLIEYNYDFKKLVRDICASKAYQRTTVPNESNKTDTKNFAYAQVRRISAEQLLDCISLATNHDEKFRGLPLGSRAVQIADGQTSNYFLTTFGRSQRETVCSCEATTSPTLSQALHMLNGSATQDKIARGKLVETWIKEELTNDQIIDKIFIRCVSRKPTAAEKEKLTAVLKEEENRQRGLEDVFWAVLNSREFMFNH; encoded by the coding sequence ATGGTCAGTGGGCTGCTCGTCTGCCTGGCGGCAACCACCGCTCAGGCCGAGTCCGCCATTCGTGAAATCAACGTCTATCCCGAATCGATCGAGCTGCTGACCAGCCGCGATTCGCAGCGTTATGTCGTGGTGGCAACCCGAGACGATGACGTCACCCTGGACGTCACCGCTCAAGCGACCGCAACGCTTGCTTCGGAAGGCAACGTCAAGCGAGACGGCAACTTGATCGTCCCAGTTGCCGATGGGGAAACGACACTCAAAATCGAATACGCCGGCCACAAAGTCGACATTCCTGTGAAAGTTGAAAAGGCAACCGAAGAACGCCCTGTCAGCTTTCACTTAGACGTCATGTCGGTCTTCATGCGTGCCGGCTGTAACACGGGTAGCTGCCATGGGGCGGCTCGTGGGAAAGACGGCTTCCGCTTGTCGCTGTTTGGTTTCGACCCGGCCGGCGACTACTTCCGAGTCACCCGCGAGCAAGCGACGCGTCGTGTGAACCTGGCCGATCCTGCTTCCAGCTTGCTGTTGGAAAAAGCGATTGGCAGCGTGCCGCACACCGGCGGTAAGCTGTTCGAGAAAGATTCCGATTACTACGCCACGCTGCTGCGTTGGCTGGAAACCGGTGCCAAGCAAGATGAAGGGGAAGTGCCCCGATGCGATAAGATCGAGATCTATCCACCCAAGGCTGTGCTCGAAGGGGAAGGGGCTCAGCAGTCGTTCATCGTCAAAGCGTTCTACGCCGACGGCACCACGCGTGACGTGACCGACTTGGCTGTCTTCATGTCCAACAACGACAACTCCGCTCCTGTCGATGCGAACGGTCACTGCACCGCTTCAAAGCGTGGCGAAGCATTCGTCATGGCTCGCTTCGACACCCACACCGTCGGCAGTCAGGTCATCGTTCTGCCGAAAGAACTGAAGTACGAAAAGCCAGAGATCGCCGGTAACTACATCGACGAGCTAGTCGGTGCCAAGCTGCACAAGCTGCGAATCGTCCCTAGTGGTCTTTGCAGTGACGAAGAATTCCTGCGTCGGGCAACCGTCGACATCACCGGGCTGTTGCCAACGGAAGACGAATACAACGAGTTCATGGCCGACAACTCGGCCGACAAGCGAGCCAAACTGGTCGATCGCTTGTTGGAGCGGAAAGAGTTCTCTGAAATCTGGGCCATGCGTTGGGCCGAGCTGTTGATGATCAAGAGCACCAACCGTGTGAGCAACAAGTCTGCCTTTCTGTATTACAGCTGGCTGACCGAACAGATTTCCAACGACGTGCCGCTCGATCAAATGGTACGCGACTTGTTGTCCGCTTCCGGGGGAACGTTCAGTAACCCGGCGACGAACTACTACGAGATCGAAACCGATACATTGAAGACCGCCGAAAACGTCGCGCAAGTCTTCATGGGTCTGCGAACCCAATGTGCCCAGTGCCATAACCATCCGTTCGATCGTTGGACGATGGACGATTACTACGGCTTCGCGGCATTCTTCTCGCAGATCGGTCGTAAGAACACCGAAGATTACCGCGAGCGAATTATCTACAATCGAAACGGCGGCGATGTCCGTCACCTGGTAGATAACCGCGTGATGCAGCCGAAGTTCCTCGGTGGTGTCGAGCCCGAAATGAAGAATCGCGATCGCCGTGAAGTCTTGGCCGAGTGGCTCACCGCTCCGGAAAATCCTTACTTCGCAACGAGCGTTGCCAACCGTATTTGGGCCAGCTTCTTCGGCGTGGGGATTGTCGATCCTGTCGACGACGTTCGCGTGAGCAATCCAGCCTCGAACCCAGAACTGTACGAAACGCTCGGTAACAAGCTGATCGAATACAACTACGACTTCAAGAAGTTGGTTCGTGACATTTGTGCCTCGAAGGCTTACCAGCGAACGACCGTTCCAAACGAAAGCAACAAGACCGATACCAAGAACTTCGCCTACGCTCAGGTTCGCCGCATTTCGGCCGAGCAGCTGCTCGATTGCATTAGCCTGGCAACGAATCATGATGAGAAGTTCCGCGGTCTGCCGCTCGGTTCGCGAGCCGTTCAGATTGCTGACGGTCAAACGTCGAACTACTTCCTGACCACCTTCGGACGCAGCCAGCGTGAAACCGTTTGTAGCTGCGAAGCGACCACGTCGCCGACTTTGTCTCAGGCCCTGCACATGCTCAATGGCTCGGCAACGCAAGACAAAATCGCTCGTGGCAAGCTGGTCGAAACGTGGATTAAGGAAGAACTGACCAACGATCAGATCATCGACAAAATCTTCATCCGCTGCGTTAGCCGAAAGCCTACGGCGGCTGAAAAAGAGAAGCTGACAGCGGTCTTGAAGGAAGAAGAGAACCGCCAACGGGGGCTCGAAGATGTCTTCTGGGCAGTCCTCAACTCCCGCGAGTTCATGTTCAACCACTAA
- a CDS encoding PPC domain-containing protein, translating into MKRLQILLLALVATSLISADIFAAKPSFSRIEPAGFQRGQEIEVLLRGDRLKDSQEVMFFEPGVSMKSIEAEDDKKVKVTLNVSPDCRLGQHAMRLRTASGLSDVVLFYVGALPEIEEKEPNNDFKEPQPVEMGTTVNGIIQNEDVDYFVVEAKKGQRITAELTGLRLGRTFFDPYVAILNEQRFEIAKSDDEPLLFQDCLCSLLAPEDGKYIIQVRESSYGGNGNCAYRLSVGSFPRPKGVFPTGGKPGEEIEVTWYGDPSGTQTAKVVLPEKEGEFLYYAEDQYGIAPSPNRLFVSSLPSVVEKEPNNSLKETTPMQGPGVASGVIEEKGDYDHFSFPAKKGQEFDVRVYAREALRSYLDPVVDVYQASNNKRLGGNDDTGGNIDSYVRVKAEEDTDLIVRVRDHLGSGHPLNIYRVEVTQRSPELTLEIPEVERYKARTMSVPQDNYMAVLLTARRENFRGELNLSFNDLPEGIEVITFPMEESSNKVQVLMRAKPDAKPNGKLVDVVAKPTNEEIKVEGHVKQRSMLVRGQNNRDIWGHDADRMSVAVVEKVPYKLEIVQPKVPIVRDGSMQLKVKAIRDEGFDSEIRLRLLDDPSGIGASRSIKIEKGKTEASIPMTANGGAAIGTHKICVLGTSGVLEVASPFADLEVADRVVGFAFNKAACEQGQETKIIVGMEPKREYPGEATVQLLGLPAGVTAEPIKVKNDATEAVFDVKVSKDAKDGMHKSIVARITVTENEEPIIQTNGNIELRVDKPLPPKVATAKPKPEAKKEEAPKPKPERPLSRLEQLRLAKEMGE; encoded by the coding sequence ATGAAACGCCTCCAAATTCTTCTATTGGCCTTGGTCGCTACGTCGCTGATCTCAGCTGACATCTTCGCCGCGAAGCCATCGTTTTCGCGGATTGAACCTGCTGGTTTTCAGCGGGGGCAAGAGATCGAAGTGTTGCTGCGAGGGGATCGCTTGAAGGACTCCCAAGAGGTGATGTTCTTCGAGCCTGGCGTGTCGATGAAATCGATCGAGGCGGAAGACGACAAGAAGGTCAAAGTCACGCTCAACGTTTCGCCAGACTGCCGTCTCGGTCAGCACGCGATGCGTTTGCGAACCGCTTCCGGGCTAAGCGATGTGGTGCTGTTCTACGTCGGGGCATTGCCTGAGATCGAAGAGAAAGAACCAAACAACGACTTCAAAGAACCGCAGCCGGTCGAGATGGGGACCACCGTCAACGGCATCATTCAAAATGAAGACGTCGACTACTTCGTTGTTGAAGCGAAGAAAGGCCAACGCATCACGGCCGAACTGACCGGCTTGCGTCTCGGTCGTACGTTCTTCGACCCTTACGTCGCAATTCTGAACGAACAACGATTCGAGATCGCCAAGAGCGACGACGAACCGCTGCTGTTCCAAGATTGCCTCTGCTCGCTATTGGCTCCGGAAGATGGCAAATACATCATCCAAGTTCGCGAAAGCAGCTACGGGGGCAATGGTAACTGTGCCTATCGCCTGAGCGTCGGTAGCTTCCCACGTCCTAAAGGTGTTTTCCCGACCGGCGGCAAGCCAGGGGAAGAAATCGAGGTGACCTGGTACGGCGATCCTTCCGGCACGCAAACCGCGAAAGTGGTTCTGCCGGAGAAGGAAGGAGAGTTTCTCTACTATGCCGAAGATCAGTACGGCATCGCTCCTTCGCCGAACCGCTTGTTTGTTTCCAGCTTGCCGAGCGTGGTCGAAAAGGAACCGAACAACAGCCTGAAAGAAACGACGCCGATGCAAGGACCTGGCGTGGCCAGCGGCGTGATCGAAGAGAAGGGTGATTACGACCACTTCTCGTTCCCAGCCAAAAAAGGCCAGGAATTTGATGTCCGCGTGTATGCCCGCGAAGCGCTGCGATCTTATCTCGATCCGGTTGTCGACGTGTATCAGGCGTCGAACAACAAGCGTCTCGGTGGCAACGACGACACCGGCGGCAACATCGACAGCTATGTCCGCGTGAAAGCAGAAGAAGATACCGACTTGATCGTGCGAGTTCGCGACCACCTTGGTTCGGGGCACCCGCTGAATATCTATCGCGTGGAAGTCACGCAGCGTTCGCCGGAACTGACGCTTGAGATTCCTGAAGTGGAGCGTTACAAGGCTCGTACCATGAGCGTTCCTCAAGATAACTACATGGCCGTGCTGCTGACCGCTCGTCGTGAAAACTTCCGTGGCGAATTGAACCTGAGCTTCAACGACCTACCGGAAGGGATTGAAGTGATCACCTTCCCAATGGAAGAGAGTTCGAACAAGGTACAAGTCTTGATGCGAGCCAAGCCTGACGCAAAGCCGAATGGCAAGTTGGTTGATGTCGTTGCGAAACCCACCAACGAAGAAATCAAAGTTGAAGGGCACGTGAAGCAGCGGAGCATGTTGGTCCGCGGCCAGAACAACCGAGACATCTGGGGGCATGATGCCGATCGCATGTCAGTCGCCGTCGTCGAGAAGGTGCCCTACAAGCTGGAAATTGTGCAGCCCAAAGTGCCGATCGTTCGCGACGGTTCGATGCAGTTGAAAGTCAAAGCGATCCGCGACGAAGGTTTCGATAGTGAAATTCGTTTGCGATTGCTGGACGACCCATCCGGCATCGGTGCTTCACGCTCGATCAAGATCGAAAAGGGCAAGACCGAAGCTTCGATTCCGATGACCGCCAACGGTGGTGCCGCGATCGGAACTCACAAGATTTGCGTCCTGGGAACTTCCGGCGTGCTGGAAGTCGCTTCGCCATTTGCCGACTTGGAAGTGGCTGACCGCGTGGTGGGCTTTGCATTCAACAAAGCGGCCTGCGAACAAGGGCAGGAAACCAAGATCATCGTTGGCATGGAACCGAAGCGAGAATACCCCGGCGAAGCAACCGTGCAGTTGCTAGGTCTTCCGGCTGGTGTGACCGCCGAGCCAATTAAAGTGAAGAACGATGCCACCGAGGCTGTCTTCGACGTCAAAGTTTCCAAGGACGCGAAGGACGGCATGCACAAGTCGATCGTCGCTCGGATTACCGTGACTGAAAACGAAGAGCCGATCATTCAAACCAACGGCAACATTGAACTGCGTGTCGACAAGCCGCTGCCACCGAAAGTGGCCACTGCCAAGCCGAAACCAGAAGCGAAGAAGGAAGAGGCTCCTAAGCCTAAACCGGAACGACCGCTGAGCCGCTTGGAACAACTGCGACTCGCCAAGGAAATGGGCGAATAA